A window from Triticum aestivum cultivar Chinese Spring chromosome 6D, IWGSC CS RefSeq v2.1, whole genome shotgun sequence encodes these proteins:
- the LOC123145020 gene encoding BEACH domain-containing protein C2 isoform X3, whose translation MEGQDALDMSDASPTSSWEDGAVEHFDVASFGGDGYVVDDEEMSDVELGTGSPAAPSEASTQTPPPLRRRLAPVESSDVPEEVVRAVDAVIMGGGVERLREMVSEENGEVTHFIVDVLMITMGGVDGLDEGAGDGTSTSTEPSIMSSSRAAAIAVELMPYLPCGTEPSPRTRMACGLLATLSACTRNRTMCSASGLLAILLDSAEKLFVKMGQSRDWDGKPLVQCIQVLGGHSVSVKDLHSWLLLVKKALGTRWATPLTLALEKAVGCNEAKGPAVTFEFDGESSGLLAPGDSRWPFSNGFGFATWIYVESFSDSPNAAASTSGRSSRWAAAAAAFIHAGERAKDMPRLFSFLTADNDGVEAYFQGKFLVVESGTGKGKKAHLHFTYEFKPQCWYFIGLECTSKQGLLGMVESELRLYVDDKLHESCPFEFPRVLKPLAFCCIGTNPPPTITGLQRQCPLFAEMGPIYIFMEPIGPERMARLASRGGDALPSFSSGAGLPWKASCDHIREMSEDSYTLDIEIGGSLHLLYHPSLLNGRFCPDASPSGSTGTHRRPAEVIGMVHISCRVRPAESLWALACGGPMALLPLTVSNIEMDNLEPILGDVSLSLATSSLSVPIFRIISLAIQHPGNKQELCRTHGPELLSQVLQYLLETLSKLESGKKEILRDEELVAAIVSLCQSQINDPGLKAQLFSTLLLDLKMWSSCNYVLQKKLLSSLADMVFAESACMYDANALQMLLDGCRRCYWVTREGDSIDTFTLTGTERPLGKVNALVDELLVVIELLIGSASSTMASDDVRRLVGFVVDCPQPNQVPRVLLLIYRLIVHPNSTRAHMYAQSFISRGGVEALLVLLQREAKSGNNNTFNNYDVPQNAAKWNGSSQSKSTNSRSLLKPASSEANCNRETPSVDSHESPSHDGNSEPVSTSKWRLLKNQFLKNRSGMDLPSITDNVQNNVYNIDNGDGVLVGIVHILGALVASGHLKFASLIAKPKLPSGFLTTANGEGNTMFEDRVSLLLFALQKAFQAAPRRLMTRNVYRSLISAVINISSANDNLNLYDSDYRFQHIPLLLVLLRSLPYASRAFQARTLQDLLFLVCSHPENRSTMTSIAEWPDWILEVMISNHEMGDNKDSDGVSIYELEDVIHKFLLIMLEHSMWQKDGWKDVEATIHCAEWLSMAGGFSMGDQRIRREEALPIFKRRLLGSLLDFSAQELRVQQSEGITAAASDVEVETREPKIQAEKAADLLVVLAENAVVLMMLVEDHLRSRSQQFFTSCLIDSALSPLSMASSAASRSLSRTGSEPLEAGGSRQSLSSDAGGLPVDVLASMSGTNGQISSEVMERVTAAAAAEPYGSVRHAFVSYGSCISDLSEGWKYRSRLWYGVCIPSKANIFGGGGSGWEAWKSAVEKDSNGDWIELPLVKKSVAMLQTLLLDSGFGAGLGSGEGSAGGIGVMSALNQLLDSDQPFFCMLRLTLISMREDDTGEDDLFMRNISMKNDDISERLGCQTGSVIELDGNSCAPTIKPQSALLWRLLGPFLNVPVSESKRQRVLVVSSILYSEVWHAVSSDRKPLRKKYLGLLMPPYAAVLKRYRSVLANIHELASSDGENPLLVGDCASAADTLPVEAAVSLISPGWAAAFASPPVAMALAMIAAGASGAETIAPPTNKLRRRDTSLLERRSAKLHSFSSFQRLPDTTPLLPASAPKDKASAKVVALAAACDLEFSAKIGLRRGLSVVAMATSGQRRSAGDIERAQRWNTTEAMAAAWMECLQSADSKSVSGRDFSALSYKYVALLVSSFALARNLQRVEMERRTQVDILNRLCASVGVRAWRRLLHCLIETNRLYGPFGELLCTPDSIFWKLDFTECSSRMRRFMKRNYNGSDRFGAAVNFEEQMLLCDGVESNACHTEEGDTRSTNALPTTSLIIVAEAMSVDRGHEDAEHIETETICSSVDDQLRNSLPPDPFKGSIDSRSSDFSGVRNLVRSTAIAPGYRSGEEDKRIIIELPSLMVRPLKTVRGTFQVTLKRINFIVDEHTSDSDSYMDDVASTSGQYDQQDKDRSWFISSLHQIYNRRYLLRQSALELFMVDRSNFFFDFEDIEARRHAYRAIIHTKPPYLNDIFLATQKPEQILKQTQLMERWAKWEISNFDYLMELNTLAGRSYNDISQYPMFPWVVSDYQSKTLDLEDHSSYRDLSKPIGALNPARLKKFQDYYSSFKDPIIPNCHYGSHYSSPGTVLYYLARIEPFTTLSIELRGGKFGDDNHMLSDITRTWNSVLEDMNDVKELVPEMFYLPEVFTNVNSVDMGTNELAKRLGSVELPPWAENPVDFIHKHRKALESDHVSAHLHEWIDLIFGYKQRGKEAVMANNVFPYATYEGTVDIDKIADPVQRQATQDQIVNFGQTPSQLLIVPHIQRRPLADILQLQTIFRNPSEVRSYLLPNPDQCNVPASAVHVSNDCIVVVDANVPAAHVAVHHWQPNTPDGLETPFLFHHGKNAINSSGGAIRRIFKGPTSAEDYHFPRAIAFAASAIQPSSTVAVTCDKEVITGGHADNSVKLISSDGARTIETASGHIAPVTCLALSPDNNYFVTGSRDTTVILWRIHQMSSSHWKNAPEPPPSPTTPSTPLANSISSGSSPIRTLETSSKRRIEGPMHVLRGHLGEVTCCSVSSDLGLVASSSHTSGALLHSLRTGRLIRKLDVGEAHLICLSSQGIVLIWNESEKRLSTFTVNGIPMSTSVLSPFSGRVSCIEVSRDGQFALIAACLSSNCTRDTSTDEDHMIDNCNDDEDVPESKETKLYVHAPSICFIDLHKLEVIHTLKLGEGQDVTAVALNEDNTTLVASTADKQLIVFTNPSLEF comes from the exons ATGGAGGGGCAGGACGCGCTCGACATGTCCGACGCCTCGCCGACCTCGTCGTGGGAGGATGGCGCCGTCGAGCACTTCGACGTCGCGTCGTTCGGCGGCGACGGGTACGTCGTCGACGATGAGGAGATGTCGGACGTGGAGCTCGGCACGGGTTCCCCGGCGGCCCCTTCGGAGGCCTCGACGCAGACTCCTCCGCCGCTGCGGAGGCGCCTAGCGCCGGTCGAGTCCTCGGACGTCCCGGAGGAGGTGGTGCGGGCGGTCGACGCGGTGATCATGGGCGGTGGTGTTGAGCGCCTCCGCGAGATGGTGTCCGAGGAGAACGGCGAGGTCACGCATTTCATCGTAGACGTGCTGATGATCACGATGGGCGGCGTGGACGGCCTcgacgagggcgcgggcgacggcaccAGCACCAGCACGGAACCCAGCATCATGTCCAGCTCGCGCGCAGCCGCCATTGCTGTCGAACTGATGCCTTACCTTCCATGCGGCACCGAGCCGTCGCCGCGCACCCGTATGGCCTGCGGCCTCCTCGCCACCCTCAGCGCCTGCACCCGCAACCGCACCATGTGCTCCGCTTCGGGCCTTCTCGCTATCCTCCTCGATTCTGCAGAGAAGCTGTTCGTAAAAATGGGTCAGAGCAGGGATTGGGATGGGAAACCGCTCGTGCAGTGCATTCAGGTGCTAGGAGGGCACTCGGTTAGCGTCAAGGACTTGCATTCCTGGCTCCTTTTGGTCAAGAAGGCGCTTGGGACACGCTGGGCAACGCCACTGACACTAGCATTGGAGAAGGCTGTTGGCTGCAATGAGGCGAAGGGACCTGCAGTGACATTTGAGTTCGACGGCGAGAGTTCCGGCTTGCTTGCCCCTGGAGATAGCCGATGGCCATTCTCGAACGGTTTTGGGTTTGCCACATGGATATATGTAGAGTCATTCTCGGACTCACCCAACGCAGCAGCATCAACTTCTGGGAGATCGTCGCgatgggccgccgccgccgctgctttcATACATGCTGGAGAACGGGCGAAGGACATGCCCCGGCTTTTCAGCTTCCTTACTGCTGATAACGATGGTGTGGAGGCTTATTTCCAAGGCAAGTTTCTAGTTGTGGAGAGTGGGACTGGAAAGGGAAAGAAGGCTCATCTCCATTTCACCTATGAATTCAAACCACAGTGCTGGTACTTCATTGGTTTGGAGTGCACAAGCAAGCAGGGTTTGCTCGGAATGGTCGAGAGTGAACTACGGCTGTATGTTGATGATAAGCTTCATGAGAGCTGTCCGTTTGAGTTCCCCCGTGTCTTGAAACCGCTGGCATTCTGCTGCATCGGGACAAACCCGCCACCAACTATTACTGGTCTGCAACGGCAATGCCCATTATTTGCAGAAATGGGGCCTATCTATATTTTCATGGAGCCGATTGGCCCAGAGAGAATGGCCCGGCTAGCTTCTAGGGGAGGAGATGCACTTCCCAGCTTCAGCAGCGGTGCTGGTTTGCCTTGGAAAGCTAGCTGTGATCACATTAGGGAAATGTCAGAAGATAGTTATACACTTGACATTGAGATTGGAGGAAGCTTACATCTTCTTTATCATCCTAGCCTACTTAACGGCCGATTTTGCCCCGATGCTTCACCTTCTGGTTCAACAG GTACTCACCGAAGGCCTGCGGAAGTTATTGGGATGGTTCACATATCTTGTCGCGTGCGACCTGCAGAATCATTATGGGCATTAGCTTGTGGAGGTCCAATGGCTTTACTACCATTGACTGTGAGCAATATTGAGATGGATAACCTGGAACCTATACTTGGTGATGTGTCACTGTCTCTTGCTACGTCTTCTCTTTCTGTTCCTATATTCAGAATAATTTCTCTGGCAATTCAACATCCTGGAAATAAGCAAGAGCTTTGCCGTACCCATGGACCAGAGCTTCTATCACAAGTTTTACAATATTTGTTGGAAACACTGTCAAAACTAGAAAGTGGGAAGAAAGAGATACTGAGAGATGAGGAGCTTGTTGCTGCAATTGTATCTTTGTGCCAATCTCAAATAAATGATCCTGGTCTAAAAGCGCAGCTCTTTAGCACTTTGCTGTTGGACCTGAAGATGTGGAGCTCATGCAACTATGTTCTGCAGAAAAAGCTTCTCTCTTCACTTGCAGACATGGTTTTTGCAGAATCTGCTTGCATGTATGATGCAAATGCGTTGCAAATGCTTCTTGATGGATGCAGAAGGTGTTACTGGGTAACTCGTGAAGGAGATTCAATAGATACCTTCACATTGACTGGAACTGAGAGACCTTtagggaaagtgaatgctcttgtTGATGAGCTGTTGGTTGTTATTGAACTGTTGATAGGATCAGCTTCTTCCACAATGGCTTCTGATGATGTTCGTCGTTTGGTAGGATTTGTTGTTGACTGCCCACAACCTAACCAG GTTCCTAGGGTCTTGCTCCTCATCTACAGACTGATTGTGCACCCAAACAGTACTAGAGCGCACATGTATGCTCAGTCATTTATTTCTCGTGGAGGTGTAGAGGCATTACTTGTTCTTTTGCAGAGAGAGGCTAAATCTGGCAATAACAACACTTTCAACAACTACGATGTGCCACAAAATGCTGCTAAGTGGAATGGAAGTTCTCAGTCAAAATCTACTAATAGTCGTTCACTCTTGAAACCAGCTAGTAGTGAAGCAAACTGCAATCGTGAGACACCGTCAGTTGACAGTCATGAGTCACCCTCTCATGATGGTAACTCTGAACCTGTATCCACTAGCAAATGGCGCTTACTAAAAAATCAGTTCCTAAAGAATCGGAGTGGCATGGACCTCCCAAGTATCACTGACAATGTTCAGAACAATGTATACAATATTGATAATGGTGATGGAGTACTTGTTGGGATAGTTCATATTTTGGGCGCTTTGGTTGCCTCAGGTCACCTGAAGTTTGCCTCACTTATTGCAAAACCAAAGTTGCCAAGTGGTTTTCTGACAACTGCTAATGGCGAAGGAAATACCATGTTTGAAGACAGAGTATCTTTATTGCTCTTTGCATTGCAGAAAGCTTTTCAAGCAGCCCCAAGAAGGCTTATGACCAGAAATGTATATAGATCTTTAATATCTGCAGTG ATCAATATTTCTTCAGCAAATGATAATCTGAACTTGTATGATTCTGATTATCGCTTTCAGCATATTCCGCTCTTGTTAGTTCTACTACGTTCTCTTCCATATGCATCACGAGCATTTCAAGCTCGTACTCTTCAG GATCTTCTATTTTTGGTTTGCAGTCACCCTGAGAATAGAAGTACTATGACTTCCATTGCAGAATGGCCTGATTGGATTTTGGAGGTTATGATTTCTAATCATGAG ATGGGTGATAACAAAGATTCAGATGGTGTAAGCATATATGAGCTTGAAGACGTCATACACAAGTTTCTACTTATTATGCTGGAGCATTCAATGTGGCAAAAAGATGGGTGGAAG GATGTGGAGGCAACAATACACTGTGCAGAATGGCTTTCAATGGCTGGGGGGTTTAGCATGGGAGACCAAAGAATTAG GCGTGAAGAAGCATTACCAATTTTCAAAAGGAGATTACTGGGTAGTCTGCTTGATTTTTCTGCTCAGGAGCTTCGAGTTCAG CAGTCTGAAGGAATTACCGCTGCAGCATCTGATGTTGAAGTGGAGACTAGAGAACCAAAAATACAAGCAGAAAAGGCTGCCGATCTCTTAGTAGTCTTGGCTGAGAATGCAGTAGTTCTGATGATGCTCGTAGAAGATCATCTGAGGTCACGCAGCCAACAATTTTTTACATCCTGCTTAATTGACAGTGCTTTATCTCCTTTATCGATGGCTTCATCAGCTGCCAGTAGGTCATTGAGCAGAACTGGTAGCGAGCCTTTAGAAGCTGGGGGCTCAAGGCAGTCTTTGTCCAGTGATGCTGGTGGACTGCCGGTTGAT GTTCTTGCTTCGATGTCTGGCACAAATGGGCAAATTTCTTCTGAGGTAATGGAACGCGtaacggcagcagcagcagcggagcCTTATGGATCTGTCAGGCATGCATTTGTATCCTATGGGAGCTGTATTTCAGATCTTTCTGAAGGTTGGAAGTACAGAAGCCGACTATGGTATGGTGTATGCATTCCATCCAAAGCTAATATCTTTGGGGGAGGAGGAAGTGGTTGGGAAGCATGGAAATCTGCTGTAGAGAAGGACTCCAATGGGGACTGGATTGAACTTCCATTAGTGAAGAAATCAGTTGCAATGCTGCAGACACTTCTACTAGATTCTGGATTTGGGGCTGGCCTTGGCTCTGGAGAGGGATCTGCCGGTGGTATTGGTGTTATGAGTGCACTTAATCAGTTGTTAGATAGTGATCAGCCTTTTTTTTGTATGCTCCGGTTGACTCTTATTTCAATGAGGGAGGATGATACTGGGGAAGACGACCTCTTTATGAGAAACATTAGCATGAAGAATGATGATATATCAGAAAGATTGGGCTGTCAAACTGGAAGTGTGATTGAACTTGATGGTAACTCATGTGCGCCTACCATAAAACCTCAGTCTGCACTTCTATGGAG ATTGCTTGGTCCCTTTCTGAATGTGCCAGTTTCTGAATCTAAGAGACAGAGGGTTCTGGTTGTGTCTTCTATTCTTTATTCGGAG GTATGGCATGCTGTAAGTAGCGACAGAAAGCCTTTAAGGAAAAAATATCTTGGATTGTTAATGCCACCCTATGCAGCTGTCCTGAAAAGATATCGCTCTGTTTTGGCTAATATTCACGAGCTTGCATCTTCGGATGGAGAAAATCCGCTACTTGTTGGTGATTGTGCTTCGGCTGCAGATACTTTACCTGTTGAG GCTGCTGTTTCATTGATATCACCTGGCTGGGCTGCTGCTTTTGCCTCTCCACCAGTTGCAATGGCATTGGCCATGATTGCTGCTGGTGCCTCTGGGGCAGAAACAATTGCACCACCAACAAATAAATTGCGCAGGCGTGACACCTCATTGCTTGAGCGTAGATCAGCTAAATTACACTCATTCTCAAGTTTCCAGAGGCTTCCTGATACAAcaccactcctgcctgcatctgcacCAAAGGACAAAGCATCCGCGAAAGTTGTAGCCTTGGCCGCTGCTTGTGACCTTGAGTTTAGTGCTAAGATTGGCTTGAGAAGGGGTCTTAGTGTTGTAGCAATGGCAACTTCAGGACAACGGAGGTCTGCAGGTGATATTGAGCGTGCGCAGAGGTGGAACACAACTGAAGCTATGGCTGCTGCTTGGATGGAGTGTCTGCAATCTGCCGACTCAAAGTCAGTGTCAGGCAGAGATTTTTCTGCCCTTTCTTACAAATATGTTGCACTTCTTGTTTCAAGTTTTGCCTTAGCACGGAACTTGCAACGAGTTGAG ATGGAGAGACGAACACAGGTTGATATCTTGAACCGTCTTTGTGCCTCTGTTGGGGTTCGGGCATGGCGACGTCTTCTTCATTGCTTAATAGAGACAAATAGACTCTATGGACCTTTTGGAGAACTTCTGTGTACTCCTGATAGC ATTTTCTGGAAGCTGGATTTTACTGAATGTTCATCAAGGATGAGAAGATTTATGAAAAGAAACTACAATGGGTCAGATCGTTTTGGTGCAGCTGTTAATTTTGAGGAGCAGATGCTTCTTTGTGATGGTGTAGAATCCAATGCATGCCACACAGAGGAAGGGGACACTCGATCTACAAATGCTCTCCCAACAACTTCGTTGATTATAGTGGCTGAGGCAATGTCAGTGGATAGAGGACATGAAGATGCTGAGCACATAGAAACCGAAACAATTTGCAGCAGTGTAGATGATCAATTAAGAAATTCCTTGCCACCTGATCCGTTTAAAGGATCAATAGATTCAAGAAGTTCAGACTTTTCTGGTGTCCGCAACCTGGTTCGATCCACAGCAATTGCACCTGGTTACAGGTCTGGTGAAGAAGATAAAAGAATTATAATTGAATTGCCATCGTTGATGGTGAGGCCATTGAAGACCGTACGAGGAACCTTCCAA GTCACCTTAAAGAGGATTAACTTCATAGTTGATGAGCATACATCTGACAGTGACAGTTACATGGATGATGTTGCATCCACTAGCGGCCAATATGATCAGCAAGATAAAGATCGGAGTTGGTTCATATCTTCGCTGCATCAGATTTATAATAGAAg GTATTTGTTACGTCAAAGTGCATTGGAATTATTTATGGTAGATAGGTCTAACTTCTTCTTTGATTTTGAG GATATAGAAGCACGTCGACATGCTTATCGGGCTATCATTCACACCAAACCTCCTTATTTGAATGATATTTTTCTAGCTACACAG AAACCTGAGCAAATCCTTAAACAGACACAATTAATGGAGCGCTGGGCCAAATGGGAG ATTAGCAATTTTGACTACCTAATGGAACTGAACACTCTTGCTGGGCGCAGTTACAATGACATCTCGCAG TATCCTATGTTCCCATGGGTAGTATCAGATTACCAGTCCAAAACATTGGACTTGGAAGATCATTCCTCATACCGAGATCTTTCAAAG CCAATTGGTGCTCTAAATCCTGCACGGCTGAAGAAATTCCAAGACTATTACTCTAGTTTCAAGGATCCAATCATCCCAAATTGTCACTACGGTTCACATTACTCTAGTCCTGGCACG GTATTGTATTATCTTGCCAGGATAGAACCTTTCACTACCCTCTCCATTGAGCTGCGGGGTGGCAAGTTTGGTGATGATAATCACATGCTCTCTGATATCACCAGAACATGGAACAGTGTCCTTGAAGACATGAATGATGTAAAAGAGCTA GTTCCAGAGATGTTTTACCTTCCTGAGGTATTTACTAATGTGAATTCTGTTGACATGGGAACAAATGAACTTGCTAAAAGGCTAG GCTCTGTAGAATTGCCTCCTTGGGCCGAGAACCCTGTTGATTTTATACATAAACATCGGAAAGCTCTTGAGAGTGATCATGTCTCCGCTCATTTGCATGAATGGATTGATCTAATATTTGG ATATAAACAAAGAGGTAAAGAAGCAGTGATGGCTAACAATGTTTTTCCCTACGCTACATACGAGGGGACAGTAGATATTGATAAAATTGCTGATCCA GTGCAACGGCAAGCTACACAAGACCAAATAGTAAATTTTGGACAAACGCCATCTCAGTTGCTGATAGTTCCACATATACAGAGAAGGCCATTGGCAGATATCTTACAGCTGCAG ACAATATTCCGGAACCCAAGTGAAGTCAGATCTTATTTACTTCCTAATCCAGACCAGTGTAATGTTCCCGCTAGTGCAGTGCATGTATCGAATGACTGTATTGTAGTCGTAGATGCAAATGTGCCTGCAGCACATGTGGCAGTGCACCATTGGCAGCCAAACACCCCGGATGGCTTAGAGACACCCTTCCTCTTTCATCATGGGAAAAATGCCATAAATTCAAGCGGCGGCGCAATAAGGCGCATCTTCAAAGGACCTACTTCTGCAGAAGACTACCATTTCCCAAGGGCTATAGCTTTTGCTGCTTCTGCAATCCAACCTTCGTCAACTGTTGCCGTCACATGTGACAAAGAGGTTATAACTG GTGGGCATGCAGATAATTCTGTGAAGTTGATCTCCTCAGATGGAGCAAGGACCATTGAAACTGCATCTGGGCATATTGCTCCTGTGACCTGCCTCGCACTATCTCCTGATAACAATTACTTTGTCACAGGGTCTCGTGACACAACAGTTATATTATGGAGGATACATCAGATGAGCTCTTCACATTGGAAAAATGCTCCAGAACCTCCACCTTCACCAACAACACCAAGTACTCCTCTAGCCAATAGTATTAGTAGTGGTAGCAGTCCAATCAGAACTTTGGAAACCTCCAGCAAGCGGCGAATCGAAGGTCCTATGCATGTTCTAAGAGGACATCTTGGAGAAGTAACTTGCTGTTCTGTTAGTTCTGACTTGGGACTTGTTGCTTCCTCTTCACATACATCTGGTGCCCTTCTACATTCTTTGAGGACAGGTCGGCTCATAAGGAAGCTGGATGTGGGAGAGGCACATTTGATATGCTTATCTTCTCAAGGAATCGTATTGATTTGGAATGAATCAGAGAAGAGACTATCCACCTTCACTGTTAATGGAATCCCTATGTCTACCTCGGTCCTGTCACCTTTCTCCGGGCGTGTTAGTTGCATTGAGGTTTCTAGGGATGGCCAGTTTGCTTTAATTGCAGCATGTTTATCTAGCAATTGCACTCGTGACACTAGTACTGATGAAGATCATATGATTGACAACTGCAACGATGATGAGGATGTACCAGAGTCAAAGGAGACCAAGCTATACGTTCATGCTCCCTCGATCTGCTTCATTGATCTACACAAACTTGAG GTAATTCATACGCTGAAGCTGGGAGAAGGACAGGACGTCACAGCTGTTGCTCTAAATGAAGATAACACTACTCTTGTTGCCTCAACAGCTGATAAGCAGCTGATAGTCTTCACAAATCCTTCT TTAGAGTTCTAA